A genomic region of Pseudocalidococcus azoricus BACA0444 contains the following coding sequences:
- a CDS encoding TldD/PmbA family protein, translating to MTSLITPVLPTALDPPDLAQSLAKIHTQADWIGLRYVQETTTTRSVRDGNPQVNHHDLSAGVMIEVLVNGQLGYGACNRLDPESLQRATDQAYQQALRASQWSLTPVSTAIRPAVVGEYRRLNPDSIAALGPGEINELLQKICQTLKVSDKIVQTTALMQTVATTSHWVSSNGGNIRQDFLQVITHYAATAQDGANIQQRTDNGMFARCYQAGLEVLAAELVLERAEKIGSQALELLTAAECPTTTTNLVLAPDQMMLQIHESIGHPLELDRILGDERNYAGSSFVKLSDFGQLVYGSPLLNVTFDPTVPTELASYGFDDGGVPAQREYLIKEGILLRGLGSAESQLRSGVPGVANLRACSWNRPPIDRMANLNIEPGSKSWQEIIGHIEQGIYMESNRSWSIDDYRLKFQFGCEYAREIKNGQLGQVLRNPNYRGATPNFWGNLIAVGDQSTLGIFGTPYCGKGEPNQAIRVGHASPVCAFANIEVFGGH from the coding sequence ATGACATCTCTGATCACCCCTGTTCTGCCGACAGCACTTGACCCCCCTGACTTAGCCCAGTCCTTAGCCAAGATTCATACCCAAGCAGATTGGATTGGTTTACGTTACGTCCAAGAGACCACCACCACCCGCTCTGTGCGCGATGGCAACCCCCAAGTCAATCACCATGATCTCTCGGCCGGGGTGATGATTGAGGTTTTGGTGAATGGGCAATTGGGCTATGGGGCCTGTAATCGTTTGGATCCCGAAAGTTTGCAGCGGGCGACAGATCAGGCCTATCAGCAAGCCTTGAGAGCATCCCAGTGGAGCCTGACCCCCGTTTCAACCGCAATTCGACCGGCTGTAGTTGGGGAATATCGCCGTCTCAACCCAGATTCTATCGCCGCCTTGGGGCCTGGGGAGATTAATGAACTTTTACAGAAAATTTGCCAAACTCTGAAAGTCTCAGACAAAATTGTCCAAACCACTGCCCTGATGCAAACCGTCGCCACCACCTCCCATTGGGTCAGCAGTAATGGTGGGAATATTCGTCAAGACTTTCTCCAGGTCATCACCCACTATGCCGCCACGGCCCAAGATGGAGCCAACATTCAACAACGCACTGACAATGGGATGTTTGCCCGCTGCTATCAAGCTGGCCTGGAGGTTTTGGCAGCAGAATTGGTCTTAGAACGGGCCGAAAAGATTGGCAGCCAGGCTCTGGAATTGTTAACTGCCGCTGAATGTCCAACTACGACCACAAATTTGGTACTGGCTCCGGATCAAATGATGTTACAAATCCATGAAAGTATTGGCCATCCCTTGGAGTTGGATCGGATTTTGGGCGATGAGCGCAATTATGCCGGCAGTAGTTTTGTCAAGTTATCGGATTTTGGGCAGTTGGTCTATGGCTCGCCTTTGCTCAATGTCACCTTTGATCCGACTGTGCCAACCGAGTTAGCCAGTTATGGGTTTGATGATGGGGGTGTACCGGCCCAACGAGAATACTTGATTAAAGAAGGCATCTTGCTACGGGGCCTGGGGAGTGCGGAAAGTCAGTTGCGCTCAGGTGTGCCAGGGGTTGCTAATTTACGAGCCTGTTCCTGGAATCGCCCCCCCATTGACCGGATGGCGAATTTAAACATTGAACCGGGAAGCAAGAGTTGGCAAGAGATCATTGGCCATATTGAACAGGGCATTTACATGGAATCCAACCGCTCTTGGTCTATTGATGACTATCGGCTCAAGTTTCAGTTTGGCTGTGAATATGCCAGGGAAATTAAAAACGGGCAGTTGGGGCAAGTCCTCCGTAATCCCAACTATCGAGGCGCAACACCCAACTTCTGGGGGAATCTGATTGCAGTGGGGGATCAATCAACTCTAGGGATTTTTGGCACACCCTACTGTGGGAAAGGGGAACCTAATCAAGCGATTCGGGTCGGCCATGCTTCCCCTGTTTGTGCCTTTGCCAATATTGAAGTGTTTGGGGGACATTAA
- a CDS encoding pentapeptide repeat-containing protein yields the protein MPSRFYSAVLLVGRQVLGTLAMVVLIGAWVLDWDSVGVIAASVLFLVNAPTLWHFTQRWIQQDLAPAQRQFILAMFGIVFSLIALVGMTEIWPWIQGRFAGTNWDAVGALAEGFGALGQILVALLAAYVAWRQYVISRDLTTQQNRITQQQTIDSYFQGISDLILGEDGLLEDWPPERAIAEGRTAAILVGLDAEGKAKVIRFLSSAKLLAPLKRDRRLGRAIFDGLGGYEEDIEFGVRIINLGSMLVGADLSHTDLRWTEFSEANLTGANFQACNLTRANMPGTVLQGANFTAANLSRTRFFYGDITTASPRDRVTPPNFKTGSQTGAIIEDADFSDVQALSDDQRYYCCAWGGEKTRATIPGGCEGIPNLLGH from the coding sequence ATGCCGTCTCGATTCTACTCTGCTGTATTGCTTGTGGGACGACAGGTTTTAGGCACGCTTGCCATGGTAGTCCTCATCGGGGCCTGGGTCTTGGACTGGGATAGTGTTGGGGTGATTGCCGCAAGCGTTTTGTTCCTGGTCAATGCGCCCACCCTTTGGCACTTTACCCAGCGGTGGATTCAGCAAGATTTAGCTCCTGCCCAACGACAGTTCATCCTGGCGATGTTTGGTATCGTCTTTTCCCTGATTGCCCTAGTCGGAATGACCGAGATTTGGCCGTGGATTCAGGGGCGGTTTGCGGGGACAAATTGGGACGCAGTGGGGGCATTAGCAGAAGGCTTTGGCGCGTTGGGGCAAATTTTGGTGGCCTTGCTGGCTGCCTATGTGGCCTGGCGACAGTATGTGATTTCCCGAGATTTAACCACCCAACAAAACCGCATTACCCAACAGCAAACCATTGATAGCTACTTCCAAGGGATTTCCGACTTGATTTTGGGGGAGGATGGCCTCCTCGAAGACTGGCCTCCAGAGCGAGCCATTGCTGAAGGACGCACCGCAGCTATTTTGGTTGGCTTAGATGCGGAGGGTAAGGCCAAAGTGATTCGGTTTCTCTCCAGTGCCAAGTTACTGGCTCCCCTCAAACGCGACCGACGACTGGGGCGGGCAATCTTTGATGGCCTGGGGGGTTATGAAGAAGACATTGAATTTGGGGTACGGATTATTAACTTAGGCAGTATGTTAGTCGGGGCAGATTTGAGTCATACAGATTTACGGTGGACAGAATTTAGTGAAGCAAATCTCACGGGTGCAAATTTCCAGGCCTGTAACTTAACTCGTGCCAATATGCCCGGAACAGTTCTCCAAGGAGCTAACTTCACAGCCGCAAACCTCAGCCGCACCCGCTTCTTTTATGGAGACATTACCACCGCCAGCCCCAGAGATCGGGTCACACCCCCTAACTTCAAAACTGGCAGTCAAACTGGAGCGATTATTGAAGATGCCGACTTTAGTGATGTCCAGGCCCTTTCTGATGATCAACGCTATTACTGCTGTGCCTGGGGTGGTGAAAAAACCAGAGCGACCATTCCCGGCGGCTGTGAGGGGATTCCGAATCTTTTAGGTCATTAG
- a CDS encoding DNA cytosine methyltransferase, with translation MQPIRFTFIDLFAGIGGFKIALNRHGGHCLGFSEINKDAINVYCENFRIDPSYNLGDITKIKELPAHDLLTAGVPCQSWSIAGKNLGFDDDRGQLWNDTIYLLQQAQPKAFIFENVKGLVDPRNQKALSYILERIKQAGYYARYFVINSFDYGVPQNRVRIYIIGFQKKYYLEKFKLPEISDKKLKLGDILGIQFEQLPDSEIVQRDLFGNIVEPKTMSLSSTNGFNDYFLFNDLRNGPTTIHSWDIIDTTPRQKDICLLLLKNRRKSNYGKLDGNPLSLQHLQHLDPTITQAEIDALLQLDILQAEEYRFAIKDNNSCTLNQDEQILLKFAHNQEILIDNLKIEKELIIKKISIIKTIESLKDKNIIQCMEIRYDFKNAKISTGLFGINRIFLPSSNIYPTLVASDTNDFITLKQIKAVNYQELKEKFIKEIYKTREFRKITKNEACLIQGFPQDFKLPEARSRWMKLIGNSVSVPVIDNLCKAILETGVFNSQ, from the coding sequence ATGCAACCGATAAGATTCACATTTATTGACCTTTTTGCGGGAATTGGCGGCTTTAAAATCGCATTAAATCGGCATGGTGGTCATTGTCTTGGCTTTAGCGAAATCAATAAAGATGCAATCAATGTCTATTGTGAAAACTTTAGGATTGACCCTAGTTATAACCTGGGAGATATTACCAAAATTAAAGAGTTACCAGCCCATGACTTATTAACGGCGGGAGTTCCTTGCCAGAGTTGGTCAATTGCAGGGAAAAACTTAGGTTTTGATGATGATAGAGGGCAACTATGGAACGATACAATTTATTTACTCCAACAGGCCCAGCCCAAAGCATTTATTTTTGAGAATGTCAAAGGCCTGGTTGACCCTCGCAATCAAAAAGCTCTCTCGTATATTCTCGAAAGAATTAAACAAGCCGGTTATTACGCTCGCTATTTTGTCATCAACTCATTTGATTATGGAGTGCCACAAAATAGGGTGCGTATCTATATCATTGGATTTCAGAAAAAATACTATCTTGAAAAATTTAAACTGCCAGAAATTAGTGATAAGAAACTAAAACTTGGCGACATATTAGGGATCCAGTTTGAGCAACTACCAGATAGTGAGATAGTTCAGAGAGATTTATTTGGTAATATTGTTGAACCTAAGACTATGAGCCTTTCTAGTACCAATGGATTTAACGACTACTTTTTATTTAATGACTTGAGAAATGGCCCAACAACAATCCACTCTTGGGATATTATTGATACAACTCCGCGGCAAAAAGATATTTGCTTATTACTCCTCAAAAATAGACGAAAAAGTAATTATGGCAAACTAGATGGTAATCCATTATCTTTACAACATCTTCAACATCTAGATCCAACAATTACTCAAGCAGAAATTGACGCACTACTTCAATTAGATATCTTGCAAGCAGAAGAATATCGTTTTGCTATAAAAGACAACAATAGTTGCACCTTAAATCAGGATGAACAAATACTGCTTAAATTTGCCCATAATCAAGAAATTTTGATTGATAACTTGAAGATTGAAAAAGAATTAATTATAAAGAAAATATCTATTATAAAAACCATCGAATCACTTAAAGATAAAAATATAATTCAATGCATGGAAATTCGTTATGATTTTAAGAATGCTAAAATTAGTACCGGATTATTTGGTATAAACCGTATTTTCTTGCCAAGTTCCAATATTTACCCTACCTTAGTGGCAAGTGATACAAATGACTTCATAACATTAAAGCAAATTAAGGCAGTCAACTATCAAGAATTAAAAGAAAAATTTATCAAAGAAATTTATAAGACTAGGGAATTTAGAAAAATTACTAAAAATGAAGCTTGCTTAATTCAGGGATTTCCCCAAGATTTTAAGCTCCCAGAAGCTAGATCAAGATGGATGAAACTGATTGGCAATAGTGTTTCGGTTCCTGTCATTGATAACCTATGCAAGGCAATTCTGGAAACTGGTGTTTTTAACTCCCAATAA
- a CDS encoding TdeIII family type II restriction endonuclease codes for MGQELDYIQAGGGQPIPVTVVCDLFIQNQKTRQRYAFELKAPLPNSDQTKVSKEKLLKLLAMKPKVVDHAYFALPYNPYGQKKDYAWPFPQRWFNMDQDKSVLIGNEFWDLIGGKGTYTKFIQEINSLGKDYKERIYREFLRIEPPQDFEAGALR; via the coding sequence TTGGGTCAAGAATTAGACTATATCCAGGCAGGAGGTGGACAACCTATTCCGGTCACTGTTGTCTGTGATCTTTTTATCCAAAATCAAAAAACTAGACAACGATATGCATTTGAATTAAAAGCTCCATTACCTAACAGCGATCAAACCAAAGTTAGCAAAGAAAAATTATTGAAACTACTAGCCATGAAACCAAAAGTTGTGGATCATGCTTACTTTGCCTTGCCCTATAATCCTTATGGTCAAAAAAAAGATTATGCCTGGCCTTTTCCCCAGCGCTGGTTCAATATGGATCAAGATAAGTCAGTGCTGATCGGTAATGAATTTTGGGACTTGATTGGCGGAAAAGGTACTTACACCAAATTTATCCAAGAAATCAATTCATTAGGAAAGGATTATAAAGAACGAATCTATCGAGAATTTTTGAGAATTGAACCGCCTCAGGACTTTGAAGCAGGAGCTTTAAGATAG
- a CDS encoding aspartate aminotransferase family protein has product MVNSPVLSTQVPTDLEAFWMPFTANRQFKTQPRLLVSAQGMYYTSHDQRQILDGTAGLWCVNAGHCRPEIVSAITEQAATLDFGPTFQMGHPGPFHLAHRLAQLTPPGLDYVFFTNSGSEAVDTALKMALAYHRQRGEGSRVRLIGRERGYHGVGFGGISVGGIAPNRKFFGSLLTGVDHLPHTHNLEQNAFSLGIPAWGAHLADELEKIVALHDASTIAAVIVEPVAGSTGVLIPPQGYLQRLRDICDRHGILLIFDEVITGFGRLGTAFAADYFGVAPDLMTVAKGLTNGAIPMGAVFARDRIYQTFMDSPTAGIEFFHGYTYSGHPLACAAAEATLNLYERDGIFHQAQAMAPFWQEAIHSLKGSPHVVDLRNLGLVAGIELASRPGQPGQRGFDCFQACYAQGLLIRVTGDIIALSPPLIINKSQIEQIVSTISDVLKTLD; this is encoded by the coding sequence ATGGTCAACTCCCCTGTCTTAAGTACCCAAGTTCCCACGGATTTAGAAGCGTTCTGGATGCCTTTTACGGCCAATCGTCAATTTAAGACCCAACCCCGCCTACTGGTTTCTGCTCAGGGGATGTATTACACCAGCCATGATCAGCGGCAAATTTTGGATGGAACGGCGGGCCTGTGGTGTGTGAATGCGGGCCATTGTCGGCCGGAGATTGTTTCAGCCATTACAGAACAGGCGGCAACTCTAGACTTTGGGCCAACCTTCCAAATGGGACATCCCGGGCCGTTTCATTTAGCCCATCGTTTGGCCCAACTCACCCCCCCAGGCCTGGATTATGTCTTTTTCACTAATTCTGGCTCTGAAGCAGTCGATACGGCCCTCAAAATGGCCTTGGCCTATCATCGGCAACGGGGTGAAGGCAGCAGGGTACGTTTAATTGGGCGCGAGCGGGGCTATCATGGCGTGGGCTTTGGGGGGATTTCGGTGGGTGGCATTGCCCCAAATCGTAAATTCTTTGGCAGCTTATTGACTGGTGTGGATCATCTTCCCCATACCCACAACCTGGAGCAAAATGCCTTTAGTCTAGGAATCCCGGCCTGGGGCGCGCATTTAGCCGATGAACTGGAAAAAATTGTTGCTCTCCATGATGCTTCAACCATTGCGGCGGTGATTGTGGAACCTGTTGCTGGCTCAACCGGAGTTTTAATTCCGCCCCAAGGCTATCTCCAACGCTTGCGGGATATTTGCGACCGCCACGGGATTTTATTGATTTTTGACGAGGTGATCACTGGCTTTGGGCGACTCGGGACAGCCTTTGCCGCGGACTACTTTGGGGTGGCTCCTGACTTGATGACGGTGGCGAAGGGGCTGACCAATGGGGCTATACCGATGGGGGCGGTGTTTGCACGGGATCGTATTTATCAAACCTTCATGGATAGTCCCACCGCCGGGATTGAATTTTTCCACGGTTATACCTATTCGGGACATCCCTTGGCCTGTGCGGCTGCCGAAGCGACCTTAAACCTTTATGAGCGGGATGGGATTTTCCACCAGGCCCAGGCCATGGCCCCATTTTGGCAAGAGGCGATTCATTCCCTCAAAGGTAGTCCCCATGTGGTTGATTTGCGAAATTTGGGTTTAGTGGCGGGGATTGAATTAGCATCTCGGCCGGGGCAACCGGGGCAACGTGGTTTTGACTGCTTCCAGGCCTGCTATGCCCAAGGACTCCTCATTCGGGTAACCGGGGATATTATTGCCCTTTCGCCGCCGTTAATTATTAACAAATCCCAAATTGAACAAATTGTCAGTACCATCAGTGATGTTTTGAAAACCTTAGATTAA
- a CDS encoding OsmC family protein, protein MKDTHHYQATITWTGNLGTGTSSYRAYERSHTIEILNKPAIFGSSDSSFRGDPSKHNPEELLIASLSACHLLWYLHLCADAGVVVVNYSDQATGVMVVDKDGRGYFTEVMLNPIVTVSEISMMNKAFELHERAREFCFIANSVNFPVKHHSTINVK, encoded by the coding sequence ATGAAAGACACCCATCACTACCAGGCCACGATCACATGGACAGGCAATTTGGGGACAGGAACCAGTAGTTATCGGGCCTACGAAAGAAGCCACACCATCGAAATTCTCAATAAACCAGCTATTTTCGGGTCATCGGATAGCAGTTTTCGGGGTGATCCAAGCAAGCATAATCCCGAGGAATTACTGATAGCATCTTTGTCGGCTTGTCATCTTCTCTGGTACTTGCATTTATGTGCTGATGCGGGGGTGGTTGTTGTGAATTACTCCGATCAAGCAACTGGGGTGATGGTCGTGGACAAAGATGGGCGGGGGTATTTTACTGAGGTGATGTTAAACCCGATCGTGACCGTGAGTGAAATCTCAATGATGAACAAGGCGTTTGAATTGCATGAGCGGGCTAGGGAGTTTTGTTTTATTGCCAATTCTGTCAACTTTCCCGTCAAACATCACTCCACGATTAACGTCAAATAA
- the hpnA gene encoding hopanoid-associated sugar epimerase, protein MGQTAFVTGGSGFVGSNLIRLLQEQGWQVKALVRNPEQAVTLEGLDIELIPGDLTQPNLSQGMTGCQALFHVAAHYSLWRRDEKQLYQSNVFGTRNILKAAQAAGVERVVYTSSVAAIGVDPSGRPGTEAYQSPPEKLISAYKQSKYWAEQEAHQAIKKGQDIVIVNPTTPIGPWDVKPTPTGDLIVRFLRNQMPAYVDTGLNLIHVRDVAWGHLLAYEKGKTGERYILGHQNLSLKEILEKLAAITGKPAPKVTIPVIVPLIVAWIDELVLGQLGKTPSVPVDGVLMSKQKMYYDASKAINELNLPQTPVDQALKEAVDWFLDHGYID, encoded by the coding sequence ATGGGCCAGACTGCATTTGTCACCGGGGGCAGTGGCTTTGTTGGTAGCAATTTAATCCGCTTACTCCAAGAACAAGGTTGGCAGGTTAAAGCCCTTGTCCGCAATCCTGAGCAAGCCGTCACCCTTGAGGGCCTGGACATTGAACTGATTCCTGGGGATTTGACTCAACCAAACCTCAGTCAGGGGATGACCGGTTGCCAGGCCCTGTTCCATGTAGCGGCTCACTATAGTCTTTGGAGGAGGGATGAAAAGCAACTCTATCAGAGTAATGTCTTCGGGACAAGAAATATCCTCAAAGCAGCCCAAGCGGCCGGAGTAGAACGCGTTGTTTATACCAGTTCCGTAGCCGCTATCGGTGTCGATCCAAGTGGTCGGCCAGGAACTGAAGCCTATCAAAGCCCGCCAGAAAAGTTGATCAGTGCCTACAAACAGTCGAAATACTGGGCTGAACAGGAAGCTCATCAAGCCATTAAAAAAGGTCAAGATATTGTCATTGTTAACCCCACCACACCCATCGGTCCTTGGGATGTTAAACCCACACCGACTGGAGATTTAATTGTCCGGTTTTTACGGAATCAAATGCCGGCCTATGTCGATACCGGGTTAAATTTAATTCATGTCCGAGATGTGGCCTGGGGGCATCTACTCGCCTATGAGAAGGGCAAAACTGGAGAACGTTATATTCTTGGCCATCAAAATCTGAGCCTGAAGGAAATTTTAGAGAAATTGGCTGCTATTACTGGAAAACCAGCCCCAAAAGTAACGATTCCTGTGATTGTGCCGTTGATCGTGGCCTGGATTGATGAACTGGTGTTGGGTCAATTGGGGAAAACGCCAAGTGTGCCGGTGGATGGAGTCTTAATGTCTAAACAAAAGATGTATTACGATGCTTCCAAGGCCATCAATGAGCTAAATTTACCCCAAACTCCGGTGGATCAAGCCCTCAAAGAAGCGGTGGATTGGTTTTTAGATCATGGGTACATTGATTAA
- a CDS encoding fatty acid desaturase family protein: MSNSSILPPLKPQLIIPAAELKELNQRSNWKGSLQLLAHLTVMVASGIVWGTHLAWAQWWIALPAGVIYGFSLASMFATLHETSHRTAFANNQVNDAVAWFAGIFCFYNSTFYRRYHKWHHRYTQLPGQDPELEDPKPTNWREYLWEVSGIPWWIGKVKGHIRIALGNLENCPCIPEEARPEVIRSIRLQILAYVLFIGISITLQQPWFLTYWLIPLALGQPILRAILLAEHTGCTHDENPLTNTRTTYTIWPIRLLMWNMSYHAEHHLYASIPFHALAKAHEKIKENLTKIEPGYITVNRKIIDGFTPAH; this comes from the coding sequence ATGAGTAATTCTTCTATCCTTCCCCCCCTCAAGCCACAACTGATCATTCCGGCGGCTGAGTTGAAAGAACTGAATCAACGGTCAAATTGGAAAGGCAGTTTACAGCTATTAGCCCATTTAACGGTAATGGTGGCCAGTGGCATTGTCTGGGGGACACATTTGGCCTGGGCGCAGTGGTGGATTGCCTTGCCTGCTGGCGTGATCTATGGGTTTAGCCTCGCCTCAATGTTTGCCACGCTTCATGAAACCAGTCACCGAACCGCCTTTGCCAATAATCAAGTGAATGATGCCGTGGCCTGGTTTGCTGGAATTTTTTGCTTTTATAACAGCACGTTTTATCGCCGCTATCACAAATGGCATCATCGCTATACCCAACTCCCAGGCCAGGATCCGGAACTGGAAGACCCAAAACCGACCAACTGGCGGGAATATCTTTGGGAAGTGAGCGGGATTCCTTGGTGGATCGGCAAGGTTAAGGGACATATTCGCATTGCCTTAGGAAATCTAGAAAATTGCCCTTGTATCCCAGAGGAAGCCAGGCCGGAGGTGATTCGTTCAATTCGGTTGCAGATATTGGCTTATGTCCTGTTTATCGGTATTTCTATTACCTTGCAACAACCTTGGTTCTTGACCTATTGGCTGATTCCCTTGGCCTTAGGACAACCGATTTTACGGGCAATTTTGTTGGCGGAACATACGGGCTGCACTCATGATGAAAACCCGCTTACTAATACCCGCACGACCTATACGATTTGGCCGATTCGCTTACTGATGTGGAATATGTCCTATCATGCCGAACATCATTTGTATGCTTCGATTCCATTCCATGCCTTAGCCAAAGCTCATGAGAAAATTAAAGAGAATTTAACCAAAATCGAGCCGGGTTATATTACAGTAAATCGCAAAATCATTGATGGTTTTACCCCGGCCCATTGA
- a CDS encoding TdeIII family type II restriction endonuclease, translating into MVRVLEEDPFINEKHYASKPLYAALVPDEIFKGSHFERRFVTPFGQVWEKLAEVVALEAHGNCQLGHRINGTVNQESLRRIQEILNQLEHGKGKDRKKPNWVKN; encoded by the coding sequence ATGGTTCGTGTCCTAGAGGAAGACCCTTTCATCAATGAAAAACACTATGCCAGTAAACCTCTTTATGCTGCCTTAGTCCCGGATGAAATTTTCAAAGGCTCACATTTTGAGCGTAGATTTGTCACCCCATTTGGCCAAGTTTGGGAAAAGTTGGCAGAAGTGGTCGCCCTCGAAGCCCATGGTAACTGTCAACTAGGTCATAGGATCAACGGCACAGTCAACCAAGAAAGCTTAAGAAGAATTCAAGAAATTTTAAATCAGCTAGAGCATGGCAAGGGTAAAGACAGGAAAAAACCGAATTGGGTCAAGAATTAG
- a CDS encoding type II toxin-antitoxin system HicB family antitoxin produces MNRYSMIVEWSDEDQLFLVTIPEFANLVIMPCTYGKTREEAIQKGEEVIEIYLEAWRADGEMIPEPKTLQLT; encoded by the coding sequence ATGAATCGGTATAGCATGATTGTTGAATGGTCGGATGAAGATCAACTTTTCCTAGTCACAATTCCAGAGTTTGCAAATCTTGTTATCATGCCCTGTACCTATGGAAAGACTCGTGAAGAAGCTATTCAAAAGGGTGAAGAAGTGATTGAAATATACTTAGAGGCTTGGCGAGCAGATGGGGAAATGATTCCTGAGCCTAAAACACTTCAATTGACTTAA
- a CDS encoding type II toxin-antitoxin system HicA family toxin: MPRKIRELKAQIAREGFVYLSKRGKGSHELWRHPLISKTLTIPGQDGDDIPLYLKKQVAKLLATLKELKEDKDL, translated from the coding sequence ATGCCAAGGAAAATTCGAGAGTTAAAAGCCCAGATCGCTCGTGAAGGATTTGTTTACTTGTCCAAGCGTGGTAAGGGTAGCCATGAGCTTTGGAGGCATCCTTTGATTAGCAAGACCCTAACAATCCCAGGCCAGGACGGAGATGATATTCCGCTCTACCTGAAAAAACAAGTAGCAAAGCTACTCGCTACACTAAAAGAGTTGAAGGAGGACAAGGATTTATGA
- a CDS encoding alpha/beta fold hydrolase: MAETYTIPNFQLQCGAVLSEAKIAYQTYGELNADRSNVILYPTSYGAHHSDIDWLIGTDRILDHSRWFIVIPNMFGNGLSSSPSNCSECQLAESGFWFTHIDNVQAQRQLLKDVFGIEKLALVYGWSMGAQQAYHWGALFPGQVERIAALCGTAKTTDHNRIFLESLRAALTADPAWDGTKFTATPDRGYKAFARIYASWAASQAFYRAKIYLDLGYKTLEEYLQQAWEASYRKRDPHNLIAMLDTWLRCDVSDNPIFKGDYEQALKSISAKTLVMPATTDLYFTPEDCAAEANLIPNAEYLPIPSIWGHRAGNPYQNREDETYINLALRSFLS; encoded by the coding sequence ATGGCTGAAACTTACACCATTCCTAATTTTCAACTCCAATGCGGCGCGGTTTTATCTGAAGCCAAAATTGCCTATCAAACCTACGGGGAATTAAACGCGGATCGCAGCAATGTGATTCTTTATCCCACCTCCTATGGCGCGCACCATTCGGATATTGACTGGTTGATTGGTACGGATCGGATTCTGGATCACAGTCGTTGGTTTATTGTGATTCCAAATATGTTTGGCAATGGTCTATCGAGTTCTCCCAGTAATTGCTCAGAATGTCAGTTAGCAGAATCCGGGTTTTGGTTTACTCATATTGATAATGTCCAGGCCCAGCGACAGTTATTAAAAGATGTTTTTGGCATTGAAAAATTAGCCTTAGTTTATGGTTGGTCTATGGGAGCGCAACAGGCCTATCATTGGGGGGCATTGTTTCCTGGCCAGGTTGAACGGATTGCAGCGTTATGTGGCACAGCTAAAACCACAGATCACAATCGGATTTTTTTAGAAAGTCTGAGAGCTGCTCTAACCGCTGACCCGGCCTGGGACGGAACAAAATTTACGGCAACACCGGATCGGGGATATAAAGCCTTTGCCCGGATATATGCCAGTTGGGCCGCCTCGCAAGCCTTTTATCGGGCTAAGATTTACCTGGATTTAGGGTATAAAACGTTAGAAGAATATTTACAGCAGGCCTGGGAAGCCAGTTACCGGAAACGAGACCCCCATAATCTGATTGCCATGCTTGATACCTGGTTGCGGTGTGATGTCAGTGATAATCCGATTTTTAAGGGGGATTATGAACAAGCCCTCAAATCCATTTCAGCAAAAACTTTGGTGATGCCAGCTACAACGGATTTATATTTCACGCCTGAAGATTGTGCTGCCGAAGCCAATTTAATTCCCAATGCTGAGTATTTGCCGATTCCGTCAATTTGGGGTCATCGCGCTGGAAACCCTTATCAAAATCGAGAGGATGAAACTTATATAAATCTCGCATTAAGAAGCTTTTTAAGCTAA